GGGGAGATAGCGATGGTGGAAATAGTGAGTTGCTGTTGGATAATCTACACCCTCACCCGAAATTGAAATACTTGGATGTTCAGTGCTATGGAGGTTTGAGGTTTTCAAATTGTCGATATTACTTTATATAAATGTCCAAAATGTGAGCATCTGCCGCCGTTGGACAATCTGCCTCATTTGGAATCTCTCTGTCttattcagtttgattctctGGAGTACATATCAGATGAAGATAATTTATTCTCTGCTTTATCTGCATCAACAACAACATTCTTTCCATCCCTAAAGTTTCTTAACATTGACTTTTGCCGTAATCTGAAAGGGTGGTGGAGAACATGTATGGAAGCTAAGATGGTGCCTCAATTTCCTTGTCTTTCTCGCTTAATCATCTCAAATTGCCCTAACTTGACTTTAATGCCAACATTTCCATCTCTGGACACGGAGCTTTCTCTTTCCTATGTCAGCATAAGACCATTGCAGCGGACATTGCAGATGGCTGCAATGGCTTCTGCGTTACcatcagcctcttcttcagttaCTGCTCCTTTTTCCAAATTAAAGACTTTGTGGTTAGAGGGTATTGAGAATCTAGCATCTCTACCTGGTGAGTGGATGCAGAACCTCAGCTTCCTTGAGGGACTATTTGTTGGGCACAGTATGGAAATTAGTGATGAGGATGAACGTGGGATATTTAAATGGAGATGTCTTGTTAGTCTACGACGTCTCACTCTTTCTAATCTATCAAATCTGGTGTCTCTACCAAGGGAGCTTCAATATGTTACTACATTGCAGAGTCTCTCTATCTGGAGTTGTTCTAATTTGAGAGCTTTGCCTGATTGGATAGGCAACCTCACAGCACTTGAAAATCTAAATATCGATGACTGCCCTGAATTGGAATCGCTATCAAGAGGAATGCGTCAAATCACCACTTTACAACAATTGAGTATTAGAGGTTGCCCCCGTTTGTCTGAAAGATGCGGACACGATACTGCTGCAGATTGGCCCAATATTTCTCACATTCCAAATGTCCAGATAGATGAACGTGATATTCAAGAGGAGGGCCGATATCTATTGTAAGAAGAAGGATGCTCTGCTTTCATGGGTTAGTTCTTCTTTCCTTAATGtcttttttactttaaataaaatcatcttATTTTTCTAGACAAATGCTTCTATCCTGTAGATTACTACACTGTTCTGCCTTAATCTTATACAACTCCAAGTATCATGATCCTTCAAATTCTGAACACAAATTCTGTCTGCAGATAATAGATGCAAATGTGATTTGGACAGCCACAGATGATTTCTGGATGTTGTAATTGACTCATTCGCAGGTTCTCATCCCTTTACTTGTCAATAACTGCAATTAATTTTCCCTTTTAATTAATCCATATAATGATGATTAAAATTGTCCTTCTAATCTAGATGTTTCATTTACCTTTGTTGTTGCACTACCAAAACTGAAGCTCCAGGACTTTTGAAGCAAGCAGGTCTCCAAGCTCTAGAATTTCACTCTATTGAGATTGGCCTATGAAGAGGCATCACTGATAAGTTTGTGACTTTCTCAATAACTGagcaataattataatataaccttttttttataattttaaaattttatgtaaatattaattaaaattctctaattaatttttctttgtcACAAGTGACTTTTCAAGTTTGAATCTTCATGTCTATTTATTTTGAGATATTCATATCCATAATGAAAAGTAAAAAGATTATATTCTATCATGTAATTCATCCATTATAATCGACttttatgatttatttaattctcgacttttatgatttatttaattaaagtgatacaaatattatcttaaattaaaaaagagaaagaataataataataaaaaaaattaagggcaAAAGACAGCTCTTCcactctttattttaaaatcccaTCAAGAAGAACAACAACGAATGGATTCTAAACCCAACAACCATTGTTGTAATCTTCACTTGTTTGTCTTCTGCTTTTGATCTTCCTTAGTTTTATGTGCCGTGTTAAAATTCtctattaaattcttaaaaagcCTGGCGACATTGTTTCTTCTTCTTAGttatagttataatttttttttttcaaagatatGAAAATCATTAAAGCCATCATAGTAAGGAAAGAACAAAGTTTATTTGATAAGAGCGATTACATCAGAGAGATACATCATAAATAAACTTTTTacgtaataaatatattttttgattaGCTTCTCGTCTTatctaagaaaaaaaaacaacttgAAAACCCGAAGAAAGCTGACCATTGAAACAAGTTAACAAAGTTTAACAAGTATTTATCTTATCTTTTTGCCAAATGTCATCTCACCAggagaagaataagttctatcTGTTTATATTCTGTATAAGTTACAATTcttcaaactttttttttaccCAATAAATTCATTTATACTTCTCCTTATAGTCTTCCACCATGGCAATTTGAATCCTTCAATCACAATATCTTCAAAAACTCCAAAGTTGCATGAACCAACTAAACTATAAGGGTATGAATTCTTCATAAGCCCCAAAAACACAATATGCAACTCGTGCAACCTTAGACCAATCCCCTTAGTATTTCTTTGGAGCTACAATCGTGCAGAAACAGAGTCTATCATCGAGCTCAATTGGTAAATTTGGATTGCTCTCTGAGAAAGAAAAGTATGGTTCTAAATATGAtttctcaaaattaaaaaatcaaaaatttgatttaaattttagttcttAATAAAA
This region of Manihot esculenta cultivar AM560-2 chromosome 10, M.esculenta_v8, whole genome shotgun sequence genomic DNA includes:
- the LOC122724932 gene encoding putative disease resistance protein RGA3; this translates as MEAKMVPQFPCLSRLIISNCPNLTLMPTFPSLDTELSLSYVSIRPLQRTLQMAAMASALPSASSSVTAPFSKLKTLWLEGIENLASLPGEWMQNLSFLEGLFVGHSMEISDEDERGIFKWRCLVSLRRLTLSNLSNLVSLPRELQYVTTLQSLSIWSCSNLRALPDWIGNLTALENLNIDDCPELESLSRGMRQITTLQQLSIRGCPRLSERCGHDTAADWPNISHIPNVQIDERDIQEEGRYLL